A single genomic interval of Hyphomicrobium methylovorum harbors:
- a CDS encoding efflux RND transporter permease subunit → MIASLIAWSARNLMLVFISTAFAVVAGVWAVRTLPLDAIPDLSDTQVIVYTEFPGQAPEVVEDQVTYPLTTSMLTVPRSKVVRGFSFFGVSFVYVIFEDGTDIYWARSRVLEYLNAAAKRLPSGVTPTLGPDASGVGWVYQYAVIGKDKSLATLRSLQDWEVRFGLSKAEGVAEVASVGGFVKQYNVVVDPGRLRSLGIPLDKIREVIRGNNMDVGGRTLELAEHEFMVRGRGYLKGIADIESIVVKADGGTPVLLKDVARVELAGDERRGITELNGDGEVASGIALQRSGANALTVIDNVKARIEDIMPSLPEGTEIVPVYDRSELIHRAIATLKTTLIEESIIVALVCIVFLLHVRSALVAILMLPVGILLAFVAMRMLGLGSNIMSLGGIAIAIGAMIDAAIVMIENAHKHLERAPPEKPRNEILIEAASEVGPALFFSLLIITVSFLPIFTLEAQEGRLFGPLAFTKTFAMAAAALLSVTLVPALMILFVRGRIIPEAKNPLNRAMIAVYRPVIRGVLKAKKLTIALAVAVLGISLWPATQVGSEFMPNLDEGTLMYMPTTLPGLSVTKSAELLQTQDRIIKSFPEVVSVYGKAGRAQTATDPAPIEMFETVINLKPKEEWRPGVTTDTLIQEMDKALQFPGVSNAWTMPIKARIDMLSTGIRTPVGVKVIGKDLTQMEKVAREVETVLKSVPGTSSAYAERVVGGFYLEIAPNRERLARYGLMVSDVQDVVAMALGAEPITTTVEGRERYTVAIRYPRDLRSDPQAIAKDVLVSMPGGGTVPLGEVADIRRTQGPTSIRTENAKLATYIFVDIRDRDLGGYIADAKKAVTDQVKLPAGTYLVWSGQFEYLERAEARLKLVVPLTLMIIFLLLYLNFRRITETLIVMLSLPFALIGGMWMIWWLGFNMSVAVAVGFIALAGVAAETGVIMLIYLDHAVEEIKVKCRAGGKPFTRIDLNEAIMIGAVERVRPKMMTVVAIMAGLLPILWSTGTGSEVMQRIAVPMIGGMVSSTLLTLVVIPAIYAVVKGWRLSSARQPEVTSGFDYKEDLTMKS, encoded by the coding sequence ATGATCGCCAGTCTCATCGCGTGGTCTGCCCGCAATCTCATGCTGGTCTTCATCTCCACTGCCTTCGCGGTCGTGGCGGGTGTGTGGGCGGTACGGACACTGCCTCTCGACGCCATCCCTGACCTCTCGGATACCCAGGTGATCGTCTACACTGAGTTTCCGGGGCAGGCGCCGGAAGTTGTTGAGGACCAGGTTACCTATCCCCTGACAACGTCGATGCTGACCGTGCCGCGCTCCAAGGTGGTACGCGGTTTCTCGTTCTTCGGCGTCTCCTTTGTCTACGTGATCTTCGAGGATGGCACCGATATCTACTGGGCACGCTCGCGCGTTCTCGAATACCTCAATGCCGCTGCAAAGCGGCTGCCGTCCGGCGTTACGCCGACACTGGGACCCGACGCAAGTGGGGTGGGCTGGGTATACCAGTATGCCGTGATCGGCAAAGACAAGTCGCTTGCGACGTTGCGCTCCCTGCAGGACTGGGAGGTTCGCTTCGGGCTCTCAAAGGCCGAGGGAGTTGCCGAAGTCGCGTCCGTGGGCGGCTTCGTCAAGCAGTACAACGTCGTCGTCGATCCTGGCCGGTTGCGCAGTCTCGGGATTCCGCTCGACAAGATCCGCGAGGTCATTCGCGGCAACAACATGGATGTCGGCGGCCGGACGCTGGAGCTGGCCGAGCATGAGTTCATGGTGCGGGGACGCGGATACCTCAAAGGCATTGCCGATATCGAAAGCATTGTGGTCAAGGCTGATGGCGGCACACCGGTACTTCTGAAGGACGTGGCGCGCGTTGAACTGGCCGGCGACGAGCGCCGCGGCATCACCGAATTGAATGGCGATGGGGAAGTCGCAAGCGGCATCGCCTTGCAACGCTCCGGCGCCAATGCGCTGACGGTCATCGACAACGTTAAGGCGCGCATTGAAGACATCATGCCGTCACTGCCCGAAGGCACGGAGATCGTGCCGGTTTACGACCGCTCGGAGCTGATCCATCGCGCCATTGCCACACTCAAGACCACGCTGATTGAAGAAAGCATCATCGTGGCGTTGGTGTGCATTGTGTTCCTGCTGCATGTGCGGAGCGCCCTGGTCGCCATTCTCATGCTGCCCGTGGGCATATTGCTGGCGTTTGTCGCCATGCGCATGCTCGGCCTGGGGTCCAACATCATGAGCCTTGGCGGCATTGCCATCGCAATCGGCGCGATGATTGATGCGGCGATCGTTATGATCGAGAACGCTCACAAGCATCTGGAGCGCGCTCCACCTGAAAAACCTCGGAATGAGATCCTGATCGAAGCAGCGTCGGAGGTCGGCCCTGCACTCTTCTTCTCGCTGCTCATCATCACCGTGTCGTTCCTGCCGATCTTCACGCTGGAAGCCCAGGAAGGTCGCTTATTCGGCCCGCTTGCGTTTACCAAGACCTTTGCGATGGCGGCAGCAGCCTTGCTGTCGGTGACGCTCGTTCCGGCGCTGATGATCCTGTTCGTACGTGGCCGCATCATTCCGGAAGCCAAGAATCCGCTCAATCGCGCGATGATTGCAGTCTACCGGCCGGTCATCCGTGGCGTGCTCAAAGCGAAGAAGTTGACCATTGCGCTGGCTGTGGCCGTGTTGGGGATTTCATTGTGGCCTGCCACGCAGGTCGGCAGCGAGTTCATGCCGAACCTGGACGAAGGCACGCTGATGTACATGCCGACGACGTTGCCGGGACTGTCGGTCACCAAATCCGCCGAACTGCTGCAGACCCAGGACCGCATCATCAAGTCGTTTCCGGAGGTCGTATCGGTCTATGGCAAGGCCGGCCGGGCGCAGACCGCGACCGATCCGGCGCCAATCGAGATGTTCGAGACGGTGATCAACCTGAAACCCAAGGAGGAGTGGCGGCCGGGCGTCACCACGGACACCCTGATTCAGGAAATGGACAAAGCACTGCAATTTCCTGGGGTCTCCAACGCCTGGACCATGCCGATCAAGGCGCGCATCGACATGCTTTCGACCGGCATCCGCACCCCTGTGGGCGTGAAGGTCATCGGAAAAGACCTGACCCAGATGGAGAAGGTCGCCCGCGAGGTCGAAACCGTCCTCAAATCGGTCCCAGGCACGTCCAGCGCCTATGCCGAACGCGTTGTCGGCGGATTCTATCTTGAAATCGCTCCGAACCGCGAACGCCTGGCGCGCTATGGACTGATGGTGTCCGATGTTCAGGATGTTGTCGCCATGGCTTTGGGTGCCGAGCCGATCACCACAACGGTAGAAGGTCGCGAAAGGTATACCGTCGCGATCCGCTATCCGCGTGACTTGCGCTCGGACCCACAAGCGATTGCCAAGGATGTGCTCGTATCCATGCCGGGCGGAGGCACGGTGCCGCTCGGCGAGGTGGCAGACATCCGGCGAACCCAGGGGCCGACCAGCATCCGCACCGAAAACGCCAAGCTCGCGACTTACATCTTTGTCGATATCCGGGACCGCGACCTCGGTGGCTATATTGCCGACGCGAAGAAGGCGGTGACGGACCAAGTCAAGCTGCCCGCCGGCACCTATCTGGTGTGGAGCGGCCAGTTCGAATACCTGGAACGCGCGGAAGCCAGGCTCAAGCTCGTGGTTCCGTTGACGCTGATGATTATCTTTCTGCTGCTTTACCTGAACTTCCGCCGCATCACTGAAACGCTTATCGTCATGCTGTCGCTGCCGTTCGCGCTCATTGGAGGCATGTGGATGATCTGGTGGCTCGGCTTCAACATGTCGGTCGCCGTAGCGGTCGGATTTATCGCTCTTGCGGGCGTGGCAGCCGAGACCGGGGTCATCATGCTGATCTACCTCGACCACGCCGTCGAGGAGATCAAGGTCAAGTGCCGGGCCGGAGGGAAGCCATTTACGCGCATTGATTTGAATGAGGCCATCATGATCGGAGCTGTCGAGCGCGTTCGCCCGAAGATGATGACGGTGGTGGCCATCATGGCGGGACTTCTGCCAATCCTTTGGAGCACTGGTACGGGCTCCGAGGTCATGCAGCGCATCGCCGTGCCGATGATCGGTGGCATGGTGTCATCCACGCTGCTGACGCTGGTCGTCATCCCGGCGATCTATGCGGTGGTAAAGGGCTGGCGGCTTTCATCTGCTCGTCAGCCCGAGGTGACAAGTGGTTTTGACTACAAAGAAGACCTAACGATGAAATCGTAA
- a CDS encoding efflux RND transporter permease subunit, whose protein sequence is MIERILSFSLTHRVLVVLLVAAASAFGLYSLQRLPIDAVPDITNNQIQINTEAAALSPFEIEKNVTFPIETALAGIPGLSYTRSLSRNGFSQVTAVFEDNVDIYFARSQVSERMNQAKANLPAGAEPRMGAVSTGLGEIYMWTVHFEHPRGKGAEVKDGKPGWQSDGSYLTPEGLVLRKDFEFSMYLRTVQDWIIRPQLKGVTGVAEVDAIGGYEQQYQVQPDPQKLLSLGLTFSDVITALERNNTSVGAGYIEQKGESYIVRADGRLETATDIGNVIIANRNGVPVYLKDVAEVGIGRELRTGSASENGYEVVVGTTMMLKGGNSRIVSAAVDEKIKTISKSLPPDIAIKTVLDRTVLVDATVKTVAKNLAEGALLVIVVLFLMLGNLRAALITALVIPITMLFTTVGMVEAGISANLMSLGALDFGLIVDGAVIITENALRRLAERQHHEGRLLNVSERLHEVMVASKEMIQPSVFGQIIIITVYLPLLTFTGVEGKMFEPMGLTVIIALLAAFVMSLTFVPAMIGLFVTGRVEEKESAIIRYSKRVYEPALRNALADTTSVIWMSVAFFVFSLFLFTRLGQEFIPTLDEKNLAMHAMRIPSTSLSQSQDMQLKVEATVRAFPEVAFVFSKTGTAEMASDPMPPHVSDTFIILKPQSDWPDPSMTKAELVEKIAAAVGLLPGNNYEYTQPIQMRFNELIAGVRSDVAVKVFGDDFDELGTTATKVASVLRQVPGAADVKVEQTTGLPMLDVKLDKQAISRYGLNIGDVLDVISIAVGGREAGLVFQGDRRFAILVRLPDHLRDNLETLENLPVPVPDTDGDGAKTSFIPLKTLARFVVEEGPNQISRENGKRRVVVQANVRGRDIGSFVEEAQRRIDTEVQVPPGNWLAWGGQFENLQAARSRLMIVVPACFFIIFLMLFTAFGKVREALLVFSGVPLAISGGILTLYLRDMPFSISAAVGFIALSGVAVLNGLVMVTYINQLRLKGIQGELAIIEGAMTRLRPVLMTALVASLGFVPMAIATGTGAEVQKPLATVVIGGLITATLLTLIVLPALYKRFCLNEEFTAEAEPETQIAKEHVA, encoded by the coding sequence ATGATTGAACGCATCCTCAGTTTCTCCCTCACGCACCGCGTGCTGGTGGTCTTGCTGGTCGCTGCCGCATCAGCATTCGGTCTCTATTCACTGCAACGGCTGCCGATCGACGCGGTGCCGGACATCACCAACAACCAGATTCAGATCAACACGGAAGCGGCGGCGCTGTCGCCCTTTGAAATCGAAAAGAACGTCACCTTCCCGATCGAAACGGCACTCGCGGGGATACCGGGGCTCTCCTACACGCGCTCGCTATCGCGCAACGGGTTTTCGCAGGTCACGGCGGTCTTTGAGGACAACGTCGACATCTACTTTGCGCGCTCCCAGGTTTCGGAGCGGATGAACCAGGCCAAAGCCAATCTGCCGGCGGGGGCTGAACCACGCATGGGTGCCGTTTCAACGGGCCTCGGCGAAATCTACATGTGGACCGTCCATTTCGAACATCCGCGCGGCAAGGGTGCTGAGGTCAAAGACGGCAAACCAGGCTGGCAGAGCGATGGCAGTTACTTGACGCCGGAAGGCCTGGTTCTGCGTAAGGACTTCGAATTTTCCATGTACCTGCGCACGGTGCAGGACTGGATCATCCGGCCCCAGCTTAAAGGCGTGACCGGCGTTGCCGAGGTGGATGCCATCGGCGGCTACGAGCAACAATACCAGGTACAGCCTGATCCGCAGAAGCTGTTGTCGCTAGGGCTGACGTTTAGCGACGTCATCACCGCGTTGGAGCGCAACAACACCAGCGTCGGTGCCGGATACATCGAGCAAAAGGGTGAATCCTACATCGTCCGGGCCGACGGGCGCCTCGAAACAGCGACCGACATCGGCAATGTTATCATCGCCAATCGCAACGGTGTGCCGGTTTACTTGAAAGACGTCGCAGAAGTTGGAATCGGCCGCGAACTTCGTACCGGTTCGGCCAGCGAGAACGGATATGAGGTGGTGGTCGGCACCACGATGATGCTGAAGGGCGGCAACAGCCGCATCGTTTCCGCCGCTGTTGACGAGAAGATCAAAACGATCTCCAAGTCACTGCCGCCGGATATCGCCATCAAGACGGTGCTTGACCGCACGGTTCTGGTTGATGCCACCGTCAAGACGGTGGCCAAAAACCTCGCGGAAGGCGCGCTGCTGGTTATCGTCGTGCTGTTTTTGATGCTCGGCAACCTGCGCGCCGCACTCATCACGGCGCTGGTCATTCCCATCACGATGCTTTTCACCACGGTCGGGATGGTGGAAGCCGGGATTTCCGCCAACCTCATGAGCCTTGGCGCACTCGACTTCGGGCTCATCGTCGACGGCGCGGTGATCATCACCGAAAACGCACTGCGCAGACTAGCCGAACGTCAGCACCACGAAGGCCGGCTGCTCAACGTCTCCGAGCGGCTGCATGAGGTGATGGTCGCCAGCAAGGAGATGATCCAGCCGTCGGTGTTCGGGCAAATCATCATCATCACCGTCTATCTGCCGCTCCTCACCTTCACAGGGGTAGAAGGCAAAATGTTCGAACCGATGGGGCTGACCGTCATCATCGCGCTGCTAGCAGCATTCGTCATGTCACTGACCTTCGTCCCGGCCATGATCGGACTGTTCGTAACCGGTCGCGTTGAAGAAAAGGAAAGCGCGATCATCCGCTATTCCAAGCGGGTTTACGAACCGGCGTTGCGCAACGCGCTGGCAGACACCACCAGCGTCATCTGGATGTCGGTCGCCTTTTTCGTGTTCTCGCTGTTCTTGTTCACGCGCCTTGGCCAGGAATTCATCCCGACATTGGATGAGAAGAACCTCGCCATGCATGCCATGCGCATTCCCTCAACGTCCCTCTCCCAGTCGCAGGACATGCAATTAAAGGTGGAGGCGACGGTTCGTGCATTCCCCGAAGTAGCGTTCGTATTCTCCAAGACCGGTACGGCGGAAATGGCATCGGACCCGATGCCGCCTCACGTCTCGGATACCTTCATCATCCTCAAACCTCAGTCGGATTGGCCAGATCCGAGCATGACCAAGGCTGAGCTGGTCGAAAAGATTGCGGCGGCTGTCGGCCTGCTGCCGGGCAACAACTACGAGTACACCCAGCCGATCCAAATGCGCTTCAATGAGCTGATCGCGGGTGTGCGCAGCGATGTGGCCGTCAAGGTGTTCGGTGACGACTTTGACGAGCTTGGGACCACGGCGACCAAGGTGGCCTCCGTGCTGCGGCAGGTGCCGGGCGCAGCCGACGTAAAGGTGGAACAGACCACGGGCTTGCCCATGTTGGACGTCAAGCTCGATAAGCAGGCCATCTCTCGTTACGGCCTTAACATCGGGGATGTTCTGGACGTCATCTCGATTGCGGTCGGCGGGCGCGAAGCGGGGCTTGTGTTCCAGGGCGACCGCCGCTTCGCCATTCTGGTGCGCCTGCCCGACCACTTGCGCGACAATCTCGAAACCCTGGAAAATCTGCCGGTTCCCGTACCGGATACCGACGGCGACGGCGCAAAGACATCATTCATCCCGCTCAAGACTCTGGCGCGGTTTGTGGTCGAGGAAGGCCCGAACCAGATCAGCCGCGAAAACGGCAAGCGCCGCGTGGTCGTTCAGGCGAACGTGCGCGGGCGTGACATCGGCTCTTTTGTCGAAGAGGCGCAGCGTCGCATTGATACCGAGGTTCAGGTGCCTCCAGGCAACTGGCTGGCCTGGGGCGGGCAGTTTGAAAACCTGCAAGCGGCCCGCAGCCGGTTGATGATCGTCGTACCGGCGTGCTTCTTCATCATCTTCCTGATGCTATTCACCGCATTCGGCAAAGTGCGCGAGGCACTACTGGTGTTCTCCGGCGTGCCGCTCGCGATTTCAGGCGGCATCCTCACGCTCTATCTCCGTGACATGCCCTTCTCGATTTCCGCCGCGGTCGGCTTCATCGCGCTGTCCGGCGTGGCCGTACTGAACGGTCTCGTAATGGTGACCTACATCAACCAGCTGAGGCTCAAGGGCATCCAAGGCGAACTGGCCATCATCGAAGGTGCGATGACCCGCCTCCGACCTGTTCTGATGACCGCGCTGGTCGCTTCGCTCGGCTTCGTTCCGATGGCGATCGCGACAGGAACGGGCGCCGAAGTTCAAAAGCCGCTGGCCACGGTCGTCATTGGCGGTCTGATCACCGCCACGCTGCTGACACTGATTGTGCTGCCGGCGCTCTACAAGCGCTTCTGCCTCAACGAAGAGTTCACCGCCGAAGCCGAACCAGAAACCCAAATTGCAAAGGAGCATGTCGCATGA
- a CDS encoding cation transporter: protein MDRRYMRVLWVVIAINAVMFAVEMTAGQLASSQALQADALDFLGDTLTYGLSLAVIGRSQALRSSAALAKGVSLLGMGLLVFGTTLYQVLVLGTPRAEIMGGIGFLALAANGASVLLLLRYKDGDANVRSVWLCSRNDAVGNVAVMLAAAGVWVTQSAWPDLVVAGLMAGLFLSSSLQILRQAWSERQPAAADDRNLTASEGSSR from the coding sequence ATGGATCGGCGATACATGCGGGTGCTGTGGGTCGTGATCGCCATCAATGCCGTGATGTTCGCGGTCGAAATGACGGCAGGGCAACTCGCCAGCTCGCAGGCGTTGCAGGCCGATGCCCTGGACTTCCTTGGCGATACGCTGACTTACGGCCTCAGTCTCGCCGTCATCGGTCGATCGCAGGCGCTGCGTTCTTCCGCAGCACTGGCGAAGGGCGTCAGCCTGCTCGGCATGGGGCTGCTTGTTTTTGGAACCACGCTGTATCAGGTTCTCGTCCTTGGAACGCCACGTGCTGAGATCATGGGAGGCATCGGATTTCTCGCGCTTGCCGCCAACGGCGCGAGCGTACTGTTACTGCTGCGCTACAAGGACGGCGATGCCAACGTGCGCTCGGTCTGGCTCTGCTCACGTAATGATGCTGTCGGCAATGTTGCGGTCATGCTCGCTGCTGCGGGCGTCTGGGTAACACAAAGCGCATGGCCTGATCTGGTGGTCGCAGGTCTGATGGCCGGGCTCTTTTTGAGTTCGTCTTTGCAGATCCTCCGGCAAGCCTGGTCTGAACGGCAACCGGCGGCTGCAGATGACCGAAATTTAACGGCATCTGAGGGCTCGTCGCGGTAA
- a CDS encoding tetratricopeptide repeat protein: protein MPLALTPKCYLAVLFAVLICATGASLARGAPAERGESAEAADFATIHDRAAADYMQGELDDALAGFNAAIALNPASALAYYNRGNVHYAKGDYIAAVRDFTEALKISPGLPYANMNRGNALSNLGRLDEALKDLDEAVRLQPEVSDSYFNRAIVHVRRRELEQALSDYETAIGRDAEDQEAAAARQRLVDLLGGARDGGLATVDTSKIATEIAHARQVEHLLRLVAKTCIAHGDSLEGLKTLALVGKWKPAPNEDLTRRSGAAHIDGGWTFHDRFGAYALVHSASSHKPPVYVCSLTTQSVSLHLFDDVKAGFEARFGVAPHDTPTWPGQQVTRYQLSNGTGSLFTALAFTPKHGALTFRIYLGNP, encoded by the coding sequence ATGCCTCTTGCCCTGACGCCGAAGTGCTATTTGGCCGTCCTTTTCGCAGTCCTCATTTGCGCGACAGGCGCGTCTTTGGCGCGAGGGGCTCCGGCTGAACGCGGAGAGTCTGCTGAGGCCGCCGACTTCGCCACTATCCATGACCGTGCCGCAGCCGACTACATGCAGGGCGAACTGGACGATGCCTTGGCAGGCTTCAACGCCGCGATTGCACTTAATCCGGCTAGTGCCTTGGCCTATTACAACCGTGGCAATGTCCATTATGCGAAAGGCGACTACATCGCGGCCGTCCGAGATTTTACCGAGGCCCTGAAGATCAGCCCTGGACTACCCTACGCCAACATGAATCGTGGGAACGCGTTGTCCAACCTCGGGCGGCTTGATGAAGCCCTTAAGGACCTGGACGAAGCGGTTCGACTGCAGCCCGAAGTCAGCGACAGCTACTTCAACCGCGCGATCGTGCATGTGCGCCGCCGGGAACTTGAGCAGGCGCTTAGCGACTACGAAACAGCCATCGGCCGCGACGCCGAGGACCAGGAAGCGGCTGCGGCGCGACAGCGGTTGGTGGACCTGCTCGGTGGCGCCAGGGACGGCGGTCTGGCAACGGTCGACACCTCCAAAATTGCAACGGAGATTGCCCATGCGCGGCAAGTCGAGCACCTTCTGCGGCTGGTCGCAAAGACCTGTATCGCGCACGGCGATAGCCTGGAAGGCCTGAAGACCCTTGCCCTCGTTGGCAAATGGAAACCTGCTCCGAACGAAGACTTGACGCGCAGAAGCGGCGCTGCCCACATCGACGGGGGGTGGACGTTCCACGACAGGTTCGGTGCCTATGCGTTGGTCCATTCGGCAAGCAGCCACAAGCCACCAGTATACGTCTGCTCGCTCACCACCCAGTCCGTCAGCCTGCATCTCTTCGACGATGTAAAGGCCGGGTTTGAGGCGCGTTTTGGCGTGGCACCACACGACACGCCCACATGGCCGGGTCAGCAGGTGACGCGCTATCAACTGTCGAACGGTACTGGCAGCTTGTTCACTGCGCTGGCTTTTACGCCAAAACACGGCGCGCTGACCTTCCGCATTTATTTGGGCAATCCCTGA
- a CDS encoding efflux RND transporter periplasmic adaptor subunit has product MATVAALVAAMGAGVWAGQHGLLTLPWAEPPAAMDTAHSTKPSGAVIYYRDPDMRPFYALVPRKTDDGRDYVPVLASEDVSFDPKPLPEAASGERKIKFYRNPMGLPDTSTVPKKDSMGMDYIPVYDGEESDDGSVTVSPGKLQRTGVETTLVGRHVLTHTIKAPGVVELDERRVAVVAPRYDGFIAKVGPATTATHVRKGDELVTLFSQEVVGWAANLSVENIGDRRSSPTAGDGNGRSFGAARRLENLGVPADFIEIIRKTGQVPNTFVVRAPLDGVVLERNAVDGQAFKSGDVLFRMADHSVVWMMADLSEGDIDAIAVGQDVQVTTRARPGRIFKGIVAVIYPHLMKETRTARVRIELANADLALLPDMYGDVAITTGEQDPVVAVPISAVIDSGSRQVVLVDRSEGRFEPRAVRVGRKGDGYAEILDGIAEGDRVVVNGNFLIDAESNLQAALKPFEQATESKP; this is encoded by the coding sequence ATGGCGACCGTCGCGGCGCTTGTGGCCGCGATGGGAGCCGGGGTGTGGGCCGGCCAGCATGGCCTACTCACCCTGCCGTGGGCCGAGCCGCCCGCAGCGATGGATACTGCACACTCAACCAAGCCTTCCGGCGCGGTGATCTACTATCGCGACCCGGACATGCGGCCGTTCTATGCGCTCGTCCCCCGCAAGACCGACGACGGGCGGGACTATGTTCCGGTGCTGGCCAGCGAGGACGTCAGCTTCGATCCCAAGCCTCTGCCCGAGGCCGCATCCGGCGAGCGCAAGATCAAGTTCTACCGCAATCCGATGGGCCTGCCGGATACGTCGACCGTGCCGAAGAAGGACTCGATGGGGATGGACTACATCCCCGTCTATGACGGCGAGGAGTCGGACGATGGCTCGGTCACGGTATCTCCCGGTAAGCTGCAGCGGACCGGCGTCGAGACGACGCTCGTAGGTAGGCACGTACTCACACACACCATCAAAGCTCCAGGGGTTGTCGAGCTGGACGAGCGCCGCGTCGCTGTCGTTGCCCCGCGGTACGACGGATTCATTGCCAAAGTCGGCCCTGCAACAACGGCAACCCATGTAAGAAAGGGGGATGAACTCGTGACGCTGTTCAGCCAGGAAGTGGTCGGCTGGGCCGCCAATCTAAGCGTGGAGAATATTGGCGATCGGCGCAGTTCGCCGACGGCAGGTGATGGCAATGGCCGTAGCTTTGGTGCCGCTCGCCGCCTTGAGAACCTCGGGGTGCCGGCCGACTTCATCGAGATCATCCGCAAAACGGGTCAAGTACCCAACACCTTTGTGGTGAGAGCTCCGTTGGACGGGGTGGTTCTCGAACGCAATGCCGTCGATGGCCAGGCCTTCAAGTCCGGTGACGTTCTGTTCCGCATGGCCGATCATTCCGTGGTGTGGATGATGGCCGATTTATCGGAAGGCGACATCGATGCGATCGCCGTGGGTCAGGATGTTCAGGTCACGACGCGCGCAAGGCCTGGACGCATCTTCAAGGGAATAGTCGCGGTCATCTACCCGCATCTCATGAAAGAAACCCGCACGGCTCGGGTCCGCATCGAACTTGCCAATGCGGATCTCGCTCTATTGCCGGACATGTATGGCGACGTAGCCATTACGACCGGTGAACAAGATCCTGTCGTCGCGGTGCCAATAAGCGCCGTCATCGACAGCGGATCAAGGCAGGTCGTTCTCGTTGATCGCAGCGAAGGCCGATTCGAGCCTCGTGCTGTTAGGGTCGGCCGCAAAGGTGACGGTTACGCGGAGATTCTGGATGGCATAGCCGAAGGCGACCGTGTCGTAGTCAACGGCAACTTCCTCATCGACGCGGAAAGCAATCTTCAGGCGGCTCTCAAGCCCTTCGAACAGGCGACGGAGTCCAAACCATGA
- a CDS encoding FixH family protein — protein sequence MKRTSLCAVALGTALLTTIATSALADIRDYEFQLVEKELKQGEAVVSVKLVHKPSGRAIRDAVIFAKRIDMGPDKMEAMTAPLEPVPSTEPGVYRFKTDLTMAGQWALSLGAKVQGEEGTVETKLILKATP from the coding sequence ATGAAGCGCACATCATTGTGCGCGGTTGCCTTGGGCACCGCGCTACTCACCACGATTGCCACATCGGCATTGGCGGATATCAGGGACTATGAGTTCCAGCTCGTTGAAAAGGAGCTGAAGCAGGGCGAGGCCGTTGTCTCGGTCAAGCTTGTGCACAAGCCCTCGGGCCGGGCCATTCGGGACGCCGTGATCTTCGCTAAGCGCATCGATATGGGGCCCGATAAAATGGAGGCGATGACCGCGCCGCTTGAGCCGGTCCCCTCCACCGAGCCTGGCGTCTATCGCTTCAAGACCGACTTGACGATGGCTGGGCAATGGGCGCTGTCGCTCGGCGCGAAAGTCCAGGGTGAAGAGGGAACGGTCGAGACCAAACTGATCCTCAAGGCAACGCCATGA